One window of the Thermoplasmata archaeon genome contains the following:
- a CDS encoding DUF2703 domain-containing protein has product MCCHSNNTSQKKIIIKWKRLTVDGKTCERCSATEMEIDKAFSALRDALAHLGIEVLLEKETLTLEAFKQHPQSSNEILIDDKPLESYIDAKVGHSKCCGVCSDEECRTLETDAERYEIIPAEIIIRAVLLAAANKFDVDKHDCDCNLD; this is encoded by the coding sequence GTGTGTTGCCATTCAAATAATACTAGTCAAAAAAAGATTATCATCAAATGGAAGCGTCTGACTGTTGATGGTAAAACATGCGAAAGGTGTAGTGCTACCGAGATGGAGATTGATAAAGCGTTCTCTGCACTAAGGGATGCCCTTGCCCATCTGGGCATAGAGGTTCTGCTGGAAAAGGAGACATTGACGCTTGAGGCATTCAAACAACATCCACAGTCCTCAAACGAGATTTTGATTGATGATAAACCGCTAGAAAGCTACATAGACGCAAAAGTAGGGCACAGCAAATGCTGTGGGGTCTGTAGTGATGAAGAATGCAGAACCCTAGAAACAGATGCAGAAAGATACGAGATAATTCCTGCAGAGATTATTATCCGTGCGGTCCTTCTGGCTGCTGCCAATAAATTTGATGTAGATAAGCATGACTGTGACTGTAATCTCGATTAG
- a CDS encoding CBS domain-containing protein, which yields MQKVKDYMVTNVEFVYTDNTVRETIEKVIKSRHHGFPVTDRNKKLAGFVSVKELLKNIEEMDKKIGDVIRKGTYTATPEMAIDDAARILFRYSLRDLPVVDENGTLVGIISNLDVLRSHFDRATPTKLQTLKAMLENRYGVSISVERTSVPIDCLVPTQWEVFQDELEGRRYEIEKGLAEPLLVIKKPGVFVLVDGHHRALAAKTLGLTHFKAIVLDLPVNTELGLERTAKSKGVHKLEDIKIITDVHHPLVEITTKLLIRERE from the coding sequence GTGCAGAAAGTAAAGGACTACATGGTTACTAACGTGGAATTTGTTTATACAGATAACACTGTCAGAGAAACAATTGAAAAGGTAATTAAGTCCAGACACCACGGTTTTCCTGTAACGGACAGAAACAAAAAGCTTGCGGGCTTTGTGAGTGTGAAAGAATTGCTGAAAAATATTGAGGAGATGGACAAAAAGATTGGAGATGTGATAAGGAAAGGAACTTACACTGCAACGCCAGAAATGGCGATAGATGACGCTGCGAGAATTTTGTTTAGATACTCTCTGAGAGACCTGCCTGTAGTTGATGAAAATGGAACTCTTGTTGGAATAATTTCAAATCTGGATGTGTTACGCTCCCATTTTGACAGAGCAACGCCCACAAAGTTGCAGACGCTGAAAGCAATGCTGGAGAACAGGTACGGCGTGAGCATCTCTGTGGAAAGGACCAGTGTTCCAATAGATTGCCTTGTGCCAACTCAATGGGAGGTTTTCCAGGACGAGCTTGAAGGCAGGAGGTATGAGATTGAGAAAGGGCTAGCAGAACCCCTCCTTGTAATTAAGAAGCCAGGTGTTTTTGTTCTCGTAGACGGACATCATCGTGCCCTTGCCGCAAAAACATTGGGACTTACTCACTTTAAAGCAATCGTGCTTGATTTGCCAGTCAACACAGAACTCGGTCTAGAGAGAACTGCGAAGAGCAAAGGGGTGCACAAACTTGAAGACATAAAAATTATTACAGATGTGCACCACCCCCTGGTAGAAATCACAACCAAGCTCCTCATCAGGGAAAGGGAATGA
- a CDS encoding ARMT1-like domain-containing protein, with the protein MKMRAECVPCLLGRVLYETNLVNPEIGLEVMAEACEILGRRVRKNCVSSEVATEVHAAAYRRVGPDPYCELKKNANKVVMEMVPAIIERAEKETDRFRFLTLCAIVANTLDFGIKGGMRDVEMLRTKFWDLVTQGLGIDDTQKIKARIPGGRVLYFTDNCGEIVLDRLLLEEIQKLEPAYLGVVVKGVPVLSDATMEDALELKLEAIVDEILTTKGFAVGVNIHDFGVNLEERLKSATLVISKGMANFEALSETRIKPIAYLLRAKCSPVAESIGAKVGDNVAKMVE; encoded by the coding sequence ATGAAGATGCGTGCAGAATGTGTTCCCTGCCTTCTTGGCAGAGTGCTGTATGAAACCAATCTGGTGAATCCTGAGATTGGACTGGAGGTGATGGCAGAGGCCTGCGAAATCCTTGGAAGAAGGGTGAGGAAGAACTGTGTCTCCAGCGAGGTGGCAACTGAGGTGCATGCTGCAGCATACCGTAGAGTGGGTCCGGACCCATACTGTGAGCTCAAGAAGAATGCGAATAAAGTGGTTATGGAAATGGTTCCAGCAATTATTGAGAGAGCTGAGAAAGAAACAGATAGATTCAGATTTCTTACATTGTGTGCAATTGTTGCCAACACCCTGGATTTCGGAATAAAAGGAGGGATGAGAGATGTGGAAATGTTGAGAACAAAATTCTGGGATTTGGTTACGCAAGGACTTGGAATTGACGATACTCAAAAGATAAAGGCACGGATTCCAGGCGGAAGAGTACTTTACTTTACCGATAACTGCGGAGAGATTGTTCTGGACCGTTTGCTCCTTGAGGAAATCCAGAAGTTGGAGCCAGCATACTTAGGTGTCGTGGTGAAAGGGGTGCCTGTGCTTTCAGATGCCACAATGGAGGATGCACTTGAACTCAAGTTAGAAGCAATCGTGGATGAGATTTTGACAACGAAGGGGTTTGCAGTTGGCGTAAACATCCATGATTTTGGTGTGAATCTTGAAGAGAGATTAAAATCTGCCACACTCGTAATTTCAAAAGGGATGGCGAATTTTGAAGCCCTTTCGGAAACACGGATAAAGCCCATTGCCTATCTTCTCAGGGCAAAATGTTCGCCAGTGGCTGAGAGCATTGGAGCCAAAGTGGGAGATAATGTGGCTAAAATGGTAGAATGA
- a CDS encoding AAA family ATPase encodes MPDFTLEKYAEQESSDLDEFRKQLSRNNRIFKPNGREFFEEKYLPSKLHHRSNEIRKVLNVLSPCVDGEAPNTLMVYGPSGTGKTAVIKHVGTNLEKIGKEDNKPISFVYINCSTMDTAYALFQYLGNYFTEGDKSTIPNTGWPFQAVLDKVKENLNQKERVVILALDEIDRLVKKSGDDPLHTLLTLQCECNNAKIGFVGISNDLRLCENFEQRVKSRLAGVTLTFNPYTAEQLKTILEDRAKQAFIEGKWRENEISLCAAIAAKESGDARRALRILRTAAEICEADGAERIEEKHIYEAKNSIEKDVIKETIQKLRDHEKVTLYAICYLTSRKESVTTGSVYGTYVNIAKILKTTPLSPRRITEFLSNMDELGLVSAYVQSKGRGGRTKQVELNIPLKETIEILESDQVIKPLTQKLHPKAYIEKTLDDVKE; translated from the coding sequence ATGCCCGATTTTACGCTAGAAAAATATGCGGAGCAGGAATCTTCTGATTTGGACGAGTTTAGAAAACAGTTATCCAGAAATAACAGAATCTTCAAACCCAATGGCAGGGAGTTTTTTGAGGAAAAATACCTCCCCAGCAAACTTCATCATAGAAGCAATGAGATAAGGAAGGTGCTCAATGTACTCAGTCCCTGCGTGGATGGAGAAGCACCCAACACACTGATGGTTTATGGACCAAGTGGAACTGGAAAAACTGCGGTAATAAAGCATGTGGGCACCAATCTGGAAAAAATTGGAAAAGAGGATAACAAGCCAATTTCATTTGTTTACATCAACTGCTCTACCATGGACACAGCCTATGCCCTTTTCCAGTATCTCGGAAACTATTTTACCGAGGGAGATAAATCAACGATTCCTAACACGGGCTGGCCGTTCCAGGCAGTTCTGGACAAAGTGAAAGAAAATCTGAACCAGAAGGAACGAGTGGTAATTCTTGCATTAGATGAGATTGATCGGCTTGTGAAGAAGAGTGGAGACGACCCATTGCACACCCTGCTCACTCTCCAGTGTGAATGCAACAATGCAAAAATTGGATTTGTGGGTATTTCCAACGACCTTCGCCTATGTGAGAATTTCGAGCAGCGGGTGAAGAGCCGACTTGCTGGTGTCACACTCACATTTAACCCATACACTGCGGAACAATTGAAAACCATCCTAGAAGACAGGGCAAAACAGGCATTTATTGAGGGAAAGTGGAGAGAGAACGAGATTTCGCTCTGTGCAGCAATTGCTGCAAAAGAATCTGGAGATGCAAGAAGGGCACTTAGAATTCTCCGCACTGCTGCAGAAATATGTGAAGCTGATGGAGCAGAAAGAATTGAAGAAAAGCACATTTACGAGGCAAAAAATTCCATAGAAAAAGATGTTATAAAGGAAACCATTCAGAAATTGAGAGACCATGAGAAAGTTACGCTTTATGCAATATGTTATCTCACGTCTAGAAAAGAATCTGTTACAACTGGCTCCGTCTACGGCACCTATGTAAACATAGCAAAAATTCTGAAAACGACGCCACTATCGCCAAGACGCATCACAGAATTTCTCTCAAACATGGACGAGCTTGGGTTGGTTTCTGCATATGTCCAGTCCAAGGGGCGTGGCGGACGAACAAAGCAGGTAGAACTCAACATTCCCCTCAAGGAAACAATAGAAATCTTAGAAAGTGATCAAGTGATAAAGCCACTAACGCAAAAATTGCATCCAAAGGCATACATAGAAAAAACATTAGATGATGTTAAAGAATGA